In Rhinolophus sinicus isolate RSC01 linkage group LG17, ASM3656204v1, whole genome shotgun sequence, one DNA window encodes the following:
- the SELP gene encoding P-selectin, with protein MAGCLKTIWSGRVQSVIFGTAQLLYFGALISELMNHKEVAAWTYNYSSQAYSWDVSRSFCQKFFTDLVAIQNKNEIAYLNDVIPYYRSYYWIGIRKINNNWTWVGTKKTLTEEAENWAENEPNNKKNNQDCVEIYIKSVSAPGKWNDEPCGRKKRALCYTASCQDTSCSQQGECVETIGNYTCSCYPGFYGPECESVRECGEPDAPPHVLMDCQHPLGSFSFKSQCSFHCAAGYTLTGPRQLECLASGSWTSQPPQCVAIQCPALKPPERGNMTCQHLGESPQHQPSCSFSCEEGSALVGAAVVQCTAAGVWTAPAPVCKAIACEPLESPVHGSVACSPSPRAFQYNANCSFRCAEGFVLRGADTVRCADGGQWTAPAPVCQALPCRGLTAPNKAQVSCSHPLGAFRYQSTCRFTCDEGLLLVGARELRCLATGNWSSPSPECQAITCTPLLSPQNGMMTCAHPLGDSSYKSTCQFTCNEGFSLSGPERLDCTSSGHWTGSSPTCEAIRCPELFAPERGSLDCSDVHGEFNVGSTCHFSCHKGFKLEGSNNVKCTASGRWTAPPPTCEGAAPAPSAEVRCPALITPGQGTMSCRHRLGIFGLNTTCYFGCKAGFTLLGDSALSCRPSGQWTAFTPACRAVKCSELHITEPMGMNCSNPWGNFSYGSTCTFHCPEGQLLNGSVRTACQENGQWSTTMPTCQAGPLTIQEALTYFGGAVASTTGLVMGGTLLALLRKRCRQKDDGKNPLNPHSHLGTYGVFTNAAFEPNP; from the exons ATG GCTGGCTGCCTGAAAACCATCTGGAGCGGGCGAGTTCAGAGCGTGATCTTCGGAACTGCCCAACTTCTTTACTTCGGTGCCCTGATCTCTG AGCTAATGAACCATAAAGAAGTGGCTGCGTGGACCTATAATTACAGCAGCCAAGCCTACTCATGGGACGTCTCCCGGAGTTTCTGCCAGAAGTTCTTCACAGATTTAGTGGCCatccagaataaaaatgaaatcgcCTACCTCAATGACGTCATACCTTACTATCGCTCTTACTACTGGATTGGGATCCGAAAGATCAATAATAATTGGACCTGGGTGGGAACCAAAAAGACTCTCACTGAGGAGGCTGAGAACTGGGCTGAGAACgaaccaaacaacaaaaagaacaaccAGGACTGCGTGGAGATCTACATCAAGAGCGTGTCAGCCCCTGGCAAGTGGAACGATGAACCCTGCGGGAGAAAGAAACGGGCCCTGTGCTATACAG CTTCGTGCCAGGACACGTCTTGTAGCCAACAAGGAGAGTGCGTGGAGACCATCGGCAACTACACCTGCTCCTGCTACCCCGGGTTCTACGGGCCAGAGTGTGAATCCG TCAGAGAGTGTGGGGAACCTGACGCCCCTCCACACGTGCTCATGGACTGCCAACACCCTCTGGGGAGCTTCTCTTTCAAATCCCAGTGCAGCTTCCACTGTGCCGCAGGCTACACACTGACCGGGCCCCGCCAGCTGGAATGTCTGGCTTCTGGAAGCTGGACCAGTCAACCCCCACAGTGTGTAG CCATCCAGTGCCCTGCCCTGAAGCCCCCGGAGCGGGGAAACATGACCTGTCAGCACCTTGGCGAAAGCCCCCAACACCAGCCCAGCTGCAGCTTCAGCTGTGAGGAGGGGTCTGCCCTGGTTGGGGCCGCGGTGGTGCAGTGCACGGCTGCAGGCGTGTGGACAGCCCCCGCCCCAGTGTGCAAAG CCATTGCGTGTGAGCCACTGGAGAGTCCGGTCCATGGAAGCGTGGCTTGCTCCCCGTCCCCGAGAGCATTTCAGTACAACGCCAACTGCAGCTTCCGCTGTGCTGAGGGGTTTGTGCTGAGAGGAGCTGACACAGTCCGCTGTGCTGACGGGGGACAGTGGACAGCACCAGCCCCAGTCTGTCAAG CATTGCCGTGCCGGGGTCTCACGGCTCCTAACAAGGCCCAGGTGAGCTGCTCCCACCCCCTGGGCGCTTTTAGGTACCAGTCCACCTGTCGCTTCACCTGTGACGAAGGCCTACTCCTGGTGGGAGCGAGGGAGCTGCGATGCTTGGCGACTGGGAACTGGAGCTCTCCTTCTCCAGAATGCCAAG CCATCACCTGCACACCTCTGCTAAGCCCTCAGAATGGAATGATGACCTGTGCCCACCCTCTGGGAGATTCCAGTTATAAGTCTACCTGCCAATTCACCTGTAATGAGGGATTCTCTTTATCTGGGCCAGAAAGACTGGACTGTACTTCGTCTGGACACTGGACGGGTTCCTCACCAACGTGTGAAG CCATCAGGTGCCCAGAATTATTTGCCCCAGAGCGGGGCAGCCTGGATTGTTCTGACGTTCACGGAGAATTCAACGTGGGCTCCACCTGCCATTTCTCGTGTCACAAGGGCTTTAAGCTGGAGGGGTCCAACAATGTCAAATGCACAGCTTCTGGAAGATGGACAGCACCTCCACCAACCTGTGAGG GTGCAGCACCAGCTCCTTCGGCAGAGGTGCGATGCCCAGCTCTTATCACTCCGGGCCAGGGAACAATGTCCTGTAGGCATCGCCTGGGGATCTTTGGTTTGAATACCACGTGTTACTTTGGATGCAAAGCCGGATTCACGCTCCTGGGAGACAGTGCTCTCAGCTGCAGGCCGTCAGGACAATGGACAGCATTCACGCCGGCCTGCAGAG CTGTCAAATGCTCCGAGCTACACATCACTGAGCCAATGGGCATGAACTGCTCCAACCCTTGGGGAAATTTCAGCTATGGATCAACCTGCACCTTCCATTGTCCAGAGGGTCAACTGCTGAATGGCTCAGTGAGAACAGCATGCCAAGAGAATGGCCAGTGGTCAACTACCATGCCAACCTGCCAAG CAGGGCCACTGACCATCCAGGAAGCCCTGACTTACTTTGGGGGAGCAGTGGCCTCTACAACAGGTTTGGTGATGGGTGGTACCCTCCTGGCTCTGCTGAGAAAGCGTTGCAGACAAAAAG ATGATGGGAAAAACCCCTTGAACCCTCACAG CCACCTGGGAACTTACGGAGTTTTTACAAACGCTGCATTTGAACCAAACCCTTAA